CGACGCCCGCCACCTCCCCGGTCGCCAGCCGTTCGGCGACCTCGGCGCCCACCCGGGACTGGACGGCCCACACCACGGGGACGTGGGTGAGCGCCCGGAGGGCGTCCAGCGCCTGGTGGCCCTGCACCTGCCCGCCACCGGAGTAGTTGTCGCCGCGGACCCGGGCGACCAGGTCACGGGCGCCGGTGACGAGGCCGACCCCTTCGGGTCCGTGCAGCTTGAACAGGGAGAAGCACGAGGCGTCGGCGCCCATCTCGACACCGGCCGCCGGGGTGCGCAGCACGGCGTAGTTGTCGTCGACCACCGTGCGGACACCGGCTGCGCGGCAGGCGGCGATCACCTCGGCCGGTTCGTAGGAGTCCGCCAGCCGCTGCCGGGTGTGCTGGACGTAGGCCCACCGGAACCGGCCCGAGGCCAGTGCCTCCCGCAGCGCATCCAGGTCGTTGAAGTCGGCTTCCACCATCCGTACGCCGAGACCGCGCAGCGTGACCTCCGTACTGCGGTACACCGGGGCCCGGTGGATCAGCAGCTCCTCGCCCGGCCGCAGCGCCCCCGTGAGCGCGGCCCGGATCGCGCCGGTCCCCGCGCCCTGGACGAAGGCGGCGTCCTCGGCACCGAAGAATTCCGCAAGAACAGCCTCTACCCGGGCCGTGGTGCGCGGTCTGCCGAGGCCGGGGACGACCCCCGCGTCGGCCGAGAAGAGCTGATCGCCCTCGAAGTGCGCGGCGGTGGCCTCCAGCAGCCGGAACTGCCGGGCGACCGCGTCCTCCAGGCCGACCGTCGCCAGCGGGAAGGTCTCGGGCAGTACAGGGGGTTTCACGTCAGTTCTCCTCCACGTCGGCGCCGGTCAGGAAGCGCAGTGGGTTGCGGCGGGTCAGCAGGTCGATGAGCTCCTCGTCTGCGCCCGCCGCCCGGAACCTCGGCAGGAAGTCCTCGAAGAGGTGCCCGTATCCCTGGCCGCCCTCTCCGCGCAGATAGCCGTGGCGCGAGATGTCGCAGCTGAGCAGGGCCCGGTCGCCGTGGCCCGCTTCTACCAGGGCCGACAGCAGCCGCAACCGGGTCTGGTCGCTCTGGTAGGACTCCTTGCCGACCGTGTCGAAGGCGACGTGCGCGCCCCGCTCGGCCAGCTCCCGGTGCACCCCGGGATCGTCCAGCAGGTCCTGGTGGCCGATGCAGATCCGCTCGGCGGGCAGGCCCTCCGCCATGAGGAGATCCAGCTGGGCGAGGCCGCCCCGGCCCAGCTGGGCGTGGGTGGCCAACGGCAGCCCGGTGGCCAGCGCGGCCCGCCCGGCGGCCCGCAGCACCTTCGCCTCGGCAGGCGACGGTAGGTCGCCGTGGCTGCCGATCTCGCCGAGGACACCGGGGCGGATGCCGGTGGCGGCTATGCCGTCCTCGATCTCCCTTACGAGGACGCCGGTGAGCTGTGCCACGTCGGCCGTGTCTACCTCCGGGGTGTGGAACGGCTCGTAGTACCAGCCGGTCGCGGCGACGACGGGCACGCCCGCCTCCCGGGAGATCCTGGCCAGCGCACGGACATCGCGGCCCATGCCCCGGCAGGTCAGCTCGACGACCAGGGAGAGCCCGAACCGCTGCCGCAGGCCGCCCAGTTCGCCGGTCACGGCCGCCGCGTGGCGTTCTGCGTCCAGGACGGCCGCCCCGTCCCCCTGCCGGTCGAGGTCCAGGACGAGGTGCTCGTGGGGGAGGACGGGGCCGCGTACCGCGTCGGCGGCGAGCTCTCCGGTGACGGTGCGCAGGATGCGGGGTGGAGGGTGGTCCATGGCGGGTTCCTTCTCCGGTACGTGCCGGTGCCGGGGGTCAGCCCTTGACCGGGGTGAACAGGTCGAGCCAGTACAGGAGGTTGAGGAGGACACCGCCGATGATGACCGCGGCCGGGGCGGCGGCCATCTTCACGACGGGCCGTCCCATCGCCTCGTTGAACAGGTACAGCCCGCCGACGATGAGGATGCCGAGCCCGCCGCCCATGGCGTTCGCCGCCATAAGCGAACCGAAGAGGATCGCCAGCTGGAGGGTGTCGCCGATGGCGCTGCGCAGATGCTCCGACGAGTCCCGCACACTGGGCAGCTTGCCCAGCACCTTGCCGATCCAGGACAGGGCGAGCACCTCGACGGCGAAGACGAGCGCGCCCACGACGGCGGCCAGGAACGGGTTCGGCATCAGGTAGCCGATCGGGTATACCAGCGTGAAACCGGCGATGCCGTACGCACCCGAGGCCAGCGCGGTCGTCGCGATCAGCGGGACGAAGCCGAACACCCGGTAGAAGTCGACCTGGGCGGCTTCGGCGTACTGCCCCTTGGCGATCAGGAAGCTCGTCGCCTCACCGCCGCCGAACACATGCATCTGGGCGAGGACGCAGACCCCGGCGCCGAGGACCATGAACAGCGGCAGGTAGCGCCGCAGTCGGGCCGCGCTGGCGCTGAAGAGCGACGCCATCGGATCGTCCGCCGGCACCTCCTCGACCACCCCGGCCGCCCGGTCCGCCCGGCGCTGCCGGAGGTCCTTGGCGACCGCGAGGCCGATGAGCATCAGCACGCCGACGGCCATGGCCAGCGCCCCGGCGAACATGTTCGGCCAGAGCTTCATCGTCAGGACGACGAGGGCCACCTCGATCACGCCCGCCACGGCGCCCCGCAGCCGGCCGAACTGCTTGGTGATGGCGAGGACCGGGAACAGCGTGAAGAGGAAGAGGATCGGCGTGGACATCTGCTGCATCGCGGTCAGGAAGTCGACCGGCAGGTCGTGCGCGATGTCGTTGGCGCCGTTCAGACCGAAGACGACCACCGATCCCCAGGCCCCGCCGAGGATCGGCGCGAGCCACTTCTTCGGGGACAGCAGGCCGAGGATGTCGGTGGGGAGGAAGAGCAGCCAGGGGTTGAGGACCCCGGTGGACAGGGCCATCGGGGCACCGAGGCCGAAGATGAACCCGGCGGAGAGACCGAAGGACACGGCGGTGGTCGCGCTACGGGTGGTGCGTCCCTGGATGAAGTCCAGCAGGAAGGGGCGGACCCCGTCGTTGAAGACGGCCAGGGCCATGTGCGCGATGAAGGCGGTCAGCGCACAGAGGGCTATGACGGTCAGCTGCTGGGCGAGCGTGAAGTCGAAGCCGCTGCCTGCGGCGAGGATGGTGCTCACGAGTCACTCCTTGGTGCCCGGTACGGCGATCCGGCGCCGGGTCAGCCGCGGTCCGCGATGGCGCGGGCCATGAGGGGGGCGATGGTGTCGATCTGGTCCATCGAGAAGCCGAAGACCTTCTTGCCGTCGGCGAGCAGGGCGTCGATCTCCGCGGCGTCCGGGACACCGCGGCCGAAGGTGTGGCAGACGGCGCTGCCCATGAGGCCGACGAGGACCCCCAGAGAGGCGCCGGCACCGGTGTGGCAGGTGCCGAGGTAGTAGTCGGCCTGGCCCGCACGGAACTTCATCGCGGCATCGATGTCGCTGGAGGCGGCGACGTCGAGCGAGTCGATCCCGAGGGCGTCGATGGCCCGGGTGACCTCGACCTTGCCGACTCCGCCGGTGAGGATCTTCGTCATTGCTGTCCTTCTCTCTGTGCTGTGCGGTGCGGTGAGTTGCTGGGCCCGGGGGCGCGGGGGCCGTGGGGTCAGGTGCCGGGTGCGGCTGACGACGACTGCTGGATCAGGACGGCCAGATGCATGCCGAGGAAGTTGATCTCCGACTCGGGAAGTACCGGTCCGAGCGTCCGTTCGGCCCGCTCGGAGATCGCCCGCGCCCGTGCTACGGCCTCGGGGTGGGCGGCCAGCTCGGCTGCGACCTGCTCGTCGGTGGAGAACTCCTGGATCGGCTCCCCGCGGAGGAGACGGCCGAGCGCCATCGTGAGATGGCTGGTGAGCATGCCCGCCGTGGCCTCGGTGACGGTGTTGCCCTCGTCCTCCAGCGCGGTCAGCTCGGCGGCCACGAAGTCGATGACCTCAGGTGTGGCCTGGCCGCCCTCACGGAAGAGCCGAAGCCGTAGAGCGAGCTGTTCGTCCATGGTGATCCTCCTAATAAACAATAACCAGGATTTTGTATTTTCAGGCCGTGCGACGCTCCCGCCGGTGCGGGCCGCTTGCCGGGCGTGGATCCCGTATCGGCCCTCCGGTCAGTACGAGGGCGTGCGTTCGCCCCGCAGCACCTCGCTCTGCATCCGCGTCACCACCGAAAGGTCGAGCGCCTCGCGCACCGCGTCGAGAGCCTTCGCGCCGTCCTTCCGGCCGATCACCGCCGCGCTGGAGTTCCGCAGGGCCAGCTCGCGGGTGACCTCGTCCCCCAGCGGGAGGACGTCGACCCCGATGCCCAGCCGCTCGCGCGCCTCGTCCAGGTTCCATACGGTCGCGTCCACCTCGTGACGGGCGAAGAGGTCGTGCAACTGCATGTACGAGACCTCCCGCCACTCGATGTCGCGCCGCCCGGCGAACACGCGCTCCACCAGCATGCGCAGGTCTTCCGACGTGTGGTCGACCGCCACCCGCAGCCCCGCTGCCTCCAGGTCGACGCCGTGCCGCACCAGCATCCCGTGCGCGCCGACGTAGGTGGCGGGACCGAGGTCGGCCACCAGCTCCACCGGATGCTCGGCGATCAGCTGGTCCGCGGCGAACCGCGACAGCACCACCAGATCCACCTTCCCTTCCAGCAGTGCCGCTGTCCGGGCTCCGGCGCCGCGCATGAAGGTGACGGCGAACGGTGCCCCGGCCTGCTCGAACGCTCCGCGCAGGCCGGTGGCCAGCCCCTCGTAGCGGCGGGAGTACGGCAGCGGCATCGCCGCGAGCAGCGTGCCGAGTCCGGACAGCCGCCACAGGACCGCCCGGTCCGAGCGCACGAGGAACGTGCCCAGGTGGCCCCGGGCGGTGGTGGTGATCGCTCCCGACTCCTCCAGCAGCTGGAGCGCGGCCTGGACGGTGCCGTTGCCGCATCCCAGCTCCTCCGCGAAGTCCCGTACGCGGGGCAGGCGGGTGTCCGGCTCGCGGTTGAGCAGAAGGACGGCCAGCTGCCGGGCGGCCAGGCCGTTGCGGGTGAGGAAGCGGGAGTCGAAGTCGTCCACGCCTCGAACAGTAAACAGGATTCTGGATACTGACAAGGGTCCTGCGGAACCGGGAGCCCGGCGTCCTTGCGTACGGCGTGGCGCCCGCCCCCTTTCGGGCCGGGCGCCCTCGTTTACGGACTCATCGGCGGGTCCGACGACGGCTGCTCGCCCGGCACCCTTGTCTCCTATGCTGTCGCCGCGCTCGCCCCCCGTTTCGCGCCGCGGGGGACAACCCGGCCGGAGTCGACCAGCAGCCCGCTGGTCGACTCCGACGCCTTCGGCCAGCCCGGCGCTCTTCGCCCGTGCGCCGAGCCGCAGGAGCCGAAGAATGGATACGAGCAGCAGCGGCTTTGTCTGCGACGGCCGTCCGTGACACCTCTCATCGCGAACATCTACGTGCAATCCCCGGTGGGGCAGCGGGTCCTTCGGCACCGGCCGGCCATGGCGTGATCGGATTAGCCCGACCATCATGTGGAGATCCTGCAAAGTCCGCTGGTAACTTGAGAGCCGCGATCCGTGAGGTCGGGGAAGTCAGGGTTTGCGACCGCCATACGGTAGTTGGGTCAAGCCCTCATACGTCTGTACTGCCTGCCTGCGTGCATAGGAGTACGGGGAGAGGGCCGATCGTGAGCCAGGCAGGGCAGGGAGCGCACGCTCAGGGAGGCGAGGGAGAGCCCTCCGAAGCGAGTCCCTCGGCACACAGACCGGCACCCGGACAGCGGCTCATGCTCGACGAGACGATGCAACTCCGCGTAACCGGAGGTGGCATACCCACCACCCCCCCTGAAGAGCCGTCCATATCCGGCTGGGGGCGGCGTGAGATACCCGGCGATATAGCCGACACACCTTCCGCTCCGGGGAAAATCGCACGGACCGCACCGACCGGCGACTCCCCAGCGTCCACCTCCGGATCCCGCGTGTCTCGCCGCGCCGACGCCAAGCCCGCCGTGTTCGGCCAGCCGGTTACCCGGCACCGGCGCAAGCCGCCCAAGCCGCCGCCCGCCGCCCGCCTCGCTGCCACGGTCGCCTCCACCACCGGTGCCCTCGTGGCCGTACTCGGCCCGCGGCTTCGCCGAGTGCGGCCGCAGTATCCCCGGCCCGGACTCACTGGCTGGAAGCGCTGGGTGCCCACCTGGCGGCAAACCGGGGGCTCGGTCCTCGCCTCGTTCGGGCTGAGCGTCCTGACCTTGACGGTCGCCTACGCCGTCACCGACATTCCGGACGACCTCAACTCCTTCGCCACCCAGCAGGACACCGTCTACTTCTGGGCCGACGGCACTCCCATGGCCCGCGCTGGCTGGGTGCAACGGCAGGAGATGGAGCTAGACAACGTGCCCGAGGACGTGCGTTGGGCAGTGCTCGCCGCCGAGAACGAGAGCTTCTACAGTGACCCCGGCATCTCGGCCAAGGGTCTCACCCGCGCTCTCCTGCGAACTGTCGGACAGGGCAGCACCGAGGGCGGCTCGACTATCACCCAGCAGTACGTCAAGAACGCCTACCTGAGCCAGGAAAGGACCTACAGCCGAAAGTTCACCGAGGGCATCATGGCTCTCAAGCTCGACAACAAGATGAGCAAGGACGAGATCCTGGAGGGATACCTCAACACCAGTTGGTTCGGCCGCGGCACCTATGGCATCCAGCGTGCAGCCCAGGCGTACTACGGCAAGGACGTAAGCGAACTCAACGCCAGCGAGGGCGCCTTCCTCGCCACCCTCCTCAAGGGCGCCGGACTGTACGATCCGACGCTCGGCCCGGCCAACCGTGCCCGCGCGGAAGAGCGGTGGCGGTGGACGCTCGACCGGATGGTGAAGATCGGCAGGATGTCGCCGGAGGAGCGCGCCGGCTACCGGACCTTCCCGAAGGTGTTGGAAAGCAACCCGCTCTACAGCACCGGCGAGCAGAGCGACTACCTGGTGGAACTCGCTACCCGGTACGCCAAGAAGAGGGCCCGCATCTCCGACAAGGACTTCGACCGCGGGGGCTACCAGATCTACACGACGTTCGACAAGCAGCGCGTGGACCAGCTCACCCGGGCCGTCAGCAGCGCCCGCAAAAAGGCCCGTGAGGACAACCCGAAGGCGGCGAAACACGTCCACTACGGCGCCGCCTCCATCGCTGTCGACGGGCGGATCCTGGCCATCCACGGCGGCCCCGACCACCGCAAGCAGGGCTACAACGAGTCCAACGCGACCACCGTGCCCGCTGGCTCGGCGTTCCAGCCGTTCGTCTACGCTGCCGCTCTGGAGCACGGCGTGCGCAAGCGCAGGGACAGCGCCCCCGAGCCGGTGACGGGCGCGACGGTGTACGACGGCGAGGACGAGGTGCCGGTCACCACGCCGGAAGGGCCCTACTGGGACCGCAGCGGTCGCAAGGTCGCCGCGAAGAACGATGGCGGGCGATCCTACGGGCGGATCACTCTGCACCGGGCCCTCGCGTCATCCGTCAACACCACCTTCATGCAGCTCGGTATGGACACCGGACTGGACAAGGTCCGCGACACCGCCCGGGCCGCCGGACTGCTGACCTCCAGCCTCGGCGCCCAGGTGCCCGCACTGGCCGCCGGAAGCTCTAGACCCAGCGCCATCCGTATGGCAAGCGGCTACACCACCTTCGCCGCCGAGGGCCGGCACACCGAGCCGTACGCCATCCTCAAGGTCACCCGCAACGGCCACGAGGTCCCCACGGACGTCCCGGTCGCGCGCGCGGCCGTGGACGCCGACACCGCCGCTGAGGTGCAGTCCGCCCTGACGGACGCCTTCCGCACCGCCTACCCGGAGACCGCCGCAAAGGCGGACGGCGAGGTCGCGGGAAAGAGGGGCACCACCGAGGACGACACCGCCGCCTGGTATGTCGGCACGGAGAAGAAGGTGTCCACCGCAGTCGTCGTCTACCGCATCGACCTGGCCAAGAGCTTGGAGCCCCTACCGTTGGAGGGACTGGGCGGCACGATCAGCGACAGCGTTCCTTACGGCATCTGGTCGGAAGCCCTGAGCCCGCTCGGCTGACCACCGGCACGACCGACACCGTCCACTTCCGCGCCTCCCACAGGCTGAGGCCGCCAAGAGATTGAGCCGTTCATGAACAAGCCGTCGGGCCGACGCCGCAAGGACCCCGCGCCCCGCCGCCCCCCCGCCCGCCCTCGGATGCTCGCCCTGGCGGTACTCGTCGTCGTCGCCTCAACCCTCGGCGGCTACCTGGTCCTGTCCGGCACCGACGACACGGCCCCGACCGCGTCCGCGACGAACCGCTCGCCGCGCCAACCGCTGTCCGGGGATTCGGGGAAACCGGCTTGGGACGGCAAGGTCAAAGTGATCGGCGACGGCTCGACCTCCTACACAGGCCCGCAGAAGGGGCAGCTCAAGCCCCGGCCCCTCAAACCCGGCGAGAAACCACCGCAGTTCGTAGTGTTCTCCTGGGACGGCGCCCTTCAAGGCGATGACGGACTGTTCGCGCACTACCGGGAGATGGCCAACCGGCACAACGCCCGCATGACCTTCTTCCTCACCGGCATCTACCTACTGCCGAAGGGCAAGAGGGACCTGTATGACCCGCCGCAGCACCCCCGGGGCAGCGCGGCCATTAGCTTCCCCACCGACGAGCACGTCTACACCACACTGGAGCAGCTGAGCGGGGCCTGGAAGGACGGCAACGAGATCGGCACCCACTTCAACGGGCACTTCTGCGGCCCGAAGGGCGGCGGCGACTGGACCGTGCCCGAATGGAAAAGTGAGATCGACCAGTTCTACGACTTCGTCGAGAAGTGGAAGACGAACACCGGAAGGACCGATCTTGAACCGCTGCCGTTCGACATACGCCGCGAGGTCGTCGGCGGCCGCGCGCCCTGCCTCGAAGGCCAGGCGAACCTCCTCAAGGCCGCCAAGACCTACGACTGGCGCTACGACGCCAGCTCCGCCGGTGACTTCCAAATATGGCCTCAGAAGAAGAACGGCATATGGGACTTTCCGCTCCAGATGCTTCCGTATGAGGGAGGCAAGTATCAAGGCTTGTCCATGGACTTCAACTTCCTCTACAACCAGTCCGAGGGCAAAACCGACGGCGATCCGGCCATGCACCCGAAGTGGCAGCAGGAGACCCTGAACACCTACATAGCCGGGTTCAACCGCGTCTACTACGGCAGTCGCGCACCTCTGTTCATCGGCAACCACTTTGAGGAGTGGAACGGCGGCATCTACATGAAGGCCGTCGACCAGATGATAGAGAAGGTGTGCACTAAGAAGGACGTCCATTGCGTTTCCTTCAAGGAACTTGCCGACTGGATGGACGTCCAGAAGCCCGCCACACTGGAGCGGCTCCGCAGCCTCGACCCCGCCCAATCTCCGGACTGGTCCACCGTCGTGAAGTGACAGCCCAACGGCCTTTGCTCCCGGGCCGGTCATGGCATGAACGGCACCGGGCCAAGCTGGTGTGCCGGGGTGGCCCTGATGATTCCGTATCCTGCCATGCTCGACGTCTTGCACGAGCTGGTTGAGCATGTTTCCTGGCTGCTTCACGAGCACCGCCGAGCTCGCAACACCCGCTGGCGCAAGCTCGGCTGCTTCAAGCAGGCACTCCTCACGCTGGGCCATCTGCGGAAGAACGAGACGTTCTCGCAGCTCGGAACCGGTTTCGGAATATCCCAGGCCATCGCCTGGCGGTACGTCGACGAAACGCTGGACGTCCTGGCCTACTGGGCGCCCGGCCTGCGTGAAGCCCTCACCGGCCTCGGTGAAGGCGACCACGTCATCGTTGACGGCACCTTGACCCCCATCGACCGGATCGCCGCGGACGAGCCGTACTGCTCGACGAAGCACCGCAAGCACGGAATGAACGTGCAGGTCATCGCCCGGTCCGAGGTCACACCTCTGTGGTTCTCCCGCGACACCGGACCGCACCCATGATCTGACTCCGGCCAGGGCTCACGGCATCGTGCAGGCGCCTTACCAGAGAGATCCTCATCCTTGCGGACCGTGCCCAGGGCGCCGGCGCAACGGTCCGCACTCGGTACCAGAACCACCGCGAACAGCCCGAGCACTACCCGCAGTTCAACCGAGACCACGCGCGCCTGAGAGCACCGGGAGAACGGGCCGTCGCACAGTTGAAGTCCTGGCGAATCCTCCGACGAGCCCGATGCTCCACCGCCGCATCGGCACCATCGTCCAAGCCGTCCACACCCTCTACTGGCGCATCGAGCTCGACCCCGCCGCGCCCCGGAACTCTCCTCCGGGGCGCGGCGGCATGAGCGGCCGCGCTGCTGGAAGGCCATGCGAAATCGGCCTGACGCAGCAGTTTCAGCCGTCTTTCCTTCATGAGGCAGTCGCGGTCGCGGCGCTGCTCAAGGATGACGTG
This sequence is a window from Streptomyces parvus. Protein-coding genes within it:
- a CDS encoding PRD domain-containing protein: MDEQLALRLRLFREGGQATPEVIDFVAAELTALEDEGNTVTEATAGMLTSHLTMALGRLLRGEPIQEFSTDEQVAAELAAHPEAVARARAISERAERTLGPVLPESEINFLGMHLAVLIQQSSSAAPGT
- a CDS encoding YhfT family protein, coding for MSTILAAGSGFDFTLAQQLTVIALCALTAFIAHMALAVFNDGVRPFLLDFIQGRTTRSATTAVSFGLSAGFIFGLGAPMALSTGVLNPWLLFLPTDILGLLSPKKWLAPILGGAWGSVVVFGLNGANDIAHDLPVDFLTAMQQMSTPILFLFTLFPVLAITKQFGRLRGAVAGVIEVALVVLTMKLWPNMFAGALAMAVGVLMLIGLAVAKDLRQRRADRAAGVVEEVPADDPMASLFSASAARLRRYLPLFMVLGAGVCVLAQMHVFGGGEATSFLIAKGQYAEAAQVDFYRVFGFVPLIATTALASGAYGIAGFTLVYPIGYLMPNPFLAAVVGALVFAVEVLALSWIGKVLGKLPSVRDSSEHLRSAIGDTLQLAILFGSLMAANAMGGGLGILIVGGLYLFNEAMGRPVVKMAAAPAAVIIGGVLLNLLYWLDLFTPVKG
- a CDS encoding phosphotriesterase; this encodes MDHPPPRILRTVTGELAADAVRGPVLPHEHLVLDLDRQGDGAAVLDAERHAAAVTGELGGLRQRFGLSLVVELTCRGMGRDVRALARISREAGVPVVAATGWYYEPFHTPEVDTADVAQLTGVLVREIEDGIAATGIRPGVLGEIGSHGDLPSPAEAKVLRAAGRAALATGLPLATHAQLGRGGLAQLDLLMAEGLPAERICIGHQDLLDDPGVHRELAERGAHVAFDTVGKESYQSDQTRLRLLSALVEAGHGDRALLSCDISRHGYLRGEGGQGYGHLFEDFLPRFRAAGADEELIDLLTRRNPLRFLTGADVEEN
- a CDS encoding transglycosylase domain-containing protein; protein product: MQLRVTGGGIPTTPPEEPSISGWGRREIPGDIADTPSAPGKIARTAPTGDSPASTSGSRVSRRADAKPAVFGQPVTRHRRKPPKPPPAARLAATVASTTGALVAVLGPRLRRVRPQYPRPGLTGWKRWVPTWRQTGGSVLASFGLSVLTLTVAYAVTDIPDDLNSFATQQDTVYFWADGTPMARAGWVQRQEMELDNVPEDVRWAVLAAENESFYSDPGISAKGLTRALLRTVGQGSTEGGSTITQQYVKNAYLSQERTYSRKFTEGIMALKLDNKMSKDEILEGYLNTSWFGRGTYGIQRAAQAYYGKDVSELNASEGAFLATLLKGAGLYDPTLGPANRARAEERWRWTLDRMVKIGRMSPEERAGYRTFPKVLESNPLYSTGEQSDYLVELATRYAKKRARISDKDFDRGGYQIYTTFDKQRVDQLTRAVSSARKKAREDNPKAAKHVHYGAASIAVDGRILAIHGGPDHRKQGYNESNATTVPAGSAFQPFVYAAALEHGVRKRRDSAPEPVTGATVYDGEDEVPVTTPEGPYWDRSGRKVAAKNDGGRSYGRITLHRALASSVNTTFMQLGMDTGLDKVRDTARAAGLLTSSLGAQVPALAAGSSRPSAIRMASGYTTFAAEGRHTEPYAILKVTRNGHEVPTDVPVARAAVDADTAAEVQSALTDAFRTAYPETAAKADGEVAGKRGTTEDDTAAWYVGTEKKVSTAVVVYRIDLAKSLEPLPLEGLGGTISDSVPYGIWSEALSPLG
- the yhfZ gene encoding GntR family transcriptional regulator YhfZ, which translates into the protein MDDFDSRFLTRNGLAARQLAVLLLNREPDTRLPRVRDFAEELGCGNGTVQAALQLLEESGAITTTARGHLGTFLVRSDRAVLWRLSGLGTLLAAMPLPYSRRYEGLATGLRGAFEQAGAPFAVTFMRGAGARTAALLEGKVDLVVLSRFAADQLIAEHPVELVADLGPATYVGAHGMLVRHGVDLEAAGLRVAVDHTSEDLRMLVERVFAGRRDIEWREVSYMQLHDLFARHEVDATVWNLDEARERLGIGVDVLPLGDEVTRELALRNSSAAVIGRKDGAKALDAVREALDLSVVTRMQSEVLRGERTPSY
- a CDS encoding DUF2620 domain-containing protein, which translates into the protein MTKILTGGVGKVEVTRAIDALGIDSLDVAASSDIDAAMKFRAGQADYYLGTCHTGAGASLGVLVGLMGSAVCHTFGRGVPDAAEIDALLADGKKVFGFSMDQIDTIAPLMARAIADRG
- a CDS encoding aminotransferase class V-fold PLP-dependent enzyme; this encodes MKPPVLPETFPLATVGLEDAVARQFRLLEATAAHFEGDQLFSADAGVVPGLGRPRTTARVEAVLAEFFGAEDAAFVQGAGTGAIRAALTGALRPGEELLIHRAPVYRSTEVTLRGLGVRMVEADFNDLDALREALASGRFRWAYVQHTRQRLADSYEPAEVIAACRAAGVRTVVDDNYAVLRTPAAGVEMGADASCFSLFKLHGPEGVGLVTGARDLVARVRGDNYSGGGQVQGHQALDALRALTHVPVVWAVQSRVGAEVAERLATGEVAGVAEVRIANAQDRCLLVRLDRPVATRLPAVAARFGAAPYPVGSNSRYEIAPLFYRMSSSTLDDAPELAAWTVRVNPMRAGADLVIDILRRSLAALNEPKDR